In a genomic window of Tachysurus vachellii isolate PV-2020 chromosome 13, HZAU_Pvac_v1, whole genome shotgun sequence:
- the nup62l gene encoding nucleoporin 62 like — protein sequence MSFSFGQAAPGGGFSFGAPKTTASVTAAPGFSLQASSPAPGGFSFGAVPQQPSQTPAGTSQIAGLLAQTTTSAGAPQGGFSFGASAQSSTTGGGFNFGGAPKLGLSLTPSSQPATSAMTLGGLVNSTTSASGTGFMFGGLAPQTTAPTQQSTGGFGFPGAKVQAPAATLAQSTPSFSLGGQSMGLTLGAVAPAAAATTTGINFGIKPAATPVPASTVAAVAAAAAAVASQAAPGQAAPGQAAPGQAAPGQVAPGQVAPISSLFSSPIPSAASTGFTLGGSITAAAPVASSAATVSTGLTLKPLGAAVTAAAATTAATTSFSLGLKPAASTAPAASTAVSTAAISAAPVMSYAQLESLINKWSSELEDQERHFLQQATQVNAWDRMLVENGEKITSLHKDMEKVKLDQRRLDQELDFILSQQKELEDLLTPLEESVKEQTGTIYMQNADEERERTYKLAENVDAQLKRMSQDLKEIIEHLNTSNRLADTSDPLQQICKILNAHMDSLQWVEQNSVLLQRRVEEVSKLCESRSREQEKSFRLSFQ from the exons ATGTCATTCAGCTTTGGACAAGCTGCTCCTGGGGGAGGCTTTAGCTTCGGAGCCCCAAAAACCACAGCATCAGTCACTGCAGCCCCTGGATTCTCCCTGCAGGCGAGCAGTCCTGCACCAGGAGGATTCAGTTTCGGTGCGGTGCCTCAGCAGCCATCCCAGACTCCAGCAGGGACGTCTCAAATAGCAGGGCTTCTTGCACAGACCACCACAAGCGCTGGAGCCCCACAGGGTGGATTCAGCTTTGGTGCATCAGCACAGAGCAGCACTACTGGTGGAGGGTTTAATTTTGG CGGTGCTCCAAAACTTGGTCTCAGCCTGACTCCAAGCTCTCAGCCGGCCACTTCAGCAATGACTCTGGGAGGCCTGGTGAATTCCACCACCTCAGCCAGTGGTACAGGCTTCATGTTCGGAGGCCTCGCACCTCAGACTACAGCTCCAACCCAGCAGTCCACAGGAGGCTTTGGCTTTCCTGGGGCCAAGGTCCAAGCTCCTGCTGCAACATTAGCACAGAGCACTCCGTCTTTCTCGCTGGGAGGCCAAAGCATGG GTCTCACACTGGGAGCTGTTGCTCCAGCTGCTGCAGCCACCACTACAGGGATTAACTTTGGGATCAAGCCTGCAG ctaCTCCAGTTCCTGCTAGTActgttgctgctgttgctgctgcggCTGCTGCTGTTGCTAGCCAAGCTGCCCCTGGCCAAGCTGCCCCTGGCCAAGCTGCCCCTGGCCAAGCTGCCCCAGGCCAAGTTGCCCCTGGCCAAGTTGCCCCAATATCTTCTCTGTTTTCTTCCCCAATCCCCTCAGCAGCTTCTACAGGCTTCACGT tGGGCGGCTCTATAACTGCAGCAGCTCCGGTAGCGTCTTCTGCAGCTACAGTCTCCACTGGCTTGACGCTCAAACCGCTAGGAGCTGCTGTGACCGCAG CTGCAGCTACTACAGCAGCCACCACAAGCTTTTCTCTGGGCCTGAAACCTGCCGCCTCCACTGCACCGGCCGCTTCTACAGCCGTGTCCACCGCTGCAATCAG TGCTGCACCGGTGATGTCATATGCTCAGCTGGAGTCCCTGATCAACAAGTGGAGCTCAGAGTTGGAGGATCAAGAAAGACACTTTCTGCAGCAGGCCACGCAGGTCAACGCCTGGGACCGCATGCTGGTGGAGAACGGAGAAAAG ATTACATCCCTTCACAAGGACATGGAGAAAGTTAAACTGGACCAAAGAAG gctcGATCAGGAACTGGACTTTATTCTGTCCCAGCAAAAGGAGCTGGAGGATCTTCTCACGCCATTGGAGGAGTCGGTGAAGGAGCAAACCGGAACCATCTATATGCAGAATGCTGATGAGGAGCGAGAGAGAAC GTATAAGTTGGCAGAAAATGTTGATGCTCAGCTGAAGAGAATGTCCCAAGATCTGAAGGAGATTATTGAGCACCTCAACACATCCAACAGGCTGGCTGACACAAGTGACCCT CTCCAGCAAATCTGCAAAATCCTCAATGCACACATGGACTCTCTGCAGTGGGTCGAGCAAAACTCTG TTCTGCTTCAGAGGCGTGTGGAGGAGGTGTCCAAGCTGTGTGAAAGTCGCAGTAGGGAGCAGGAGAAGAGCTTTCGTCTAAGTTTCCAATGA